One window from the genome of Hippoglossus hippoglossus isolate fHipHip1 chromosome 6, fHipHip1.pri, whole genome shotgun sequence encodes:
- the LOC117763167 gene encoding gastricsin-like: MKCLVAVLVCVVLAEGIVKIPLQKHKSMREALREKGIELPYQDPALKYQDNEFAGSANMYINNYADTTYYGAISIGTPPQSFQVLFDTGSANLWVDSIYCNTQACNAHTKFNPQQSSTYSAKGQNFYLPYGAGSLYGTFGYDTVNVGGIVINNQEIGLSTNEPGQNFVVAKFDGILGLSYPYISAGGETPVMDNMISHNLLDANIFAFYLSRGGQQGSVLSFGGVDTSLYQGQISWTPVTSETYWQIGIQGFEINGQETGWCSRGCQSIVDTGTSTLTAPSQLLPYIMQAIGAQRSQYGQYMVDCSQVNNLPTLSFVISGVAFQLTPSAYIIQDGSQSCSVGITPTYLPSRDGEPLWIFGDVFLREYYSVYDRTNNRVGFASAA, encoded by the exons ATGAAGTGTCTCGTTGCTGTTCTGGTCTGCGTCGTGCTTGCAGAGGGAATCGTCAA gaTCCCTCTGCAGAAGCACAAGTCGATGCGCGAGGCCCTGAGAGAGAAAGGCATCGAGCTGCCGTACCAGGACCCGGCTCTCAAGTACCAGGACAATGAGTTTGCTGGCTCTGCCAACATGTACATCAACAACTACGCTGAT ACCACCTACTACGGAGCGATCAGCATTGGAACACCCCCTCAGTCCTTCCAGGTGCTGTTTGACACCGGCTCTGCCAACCTGTGGGTTGACTCCATCTACTGCAACACTCAGGCCTGCA ACGCACACACCAAGTTCAACCCCCAGCAGTCGTCCACCTACTCTGCCAAGGGTCAGAACTTCTACCTGCCCTATGGAGCTGGAAGCCTGTACGGAACATTTGGATATGACACTGTCAAT GTTGGCGGGATTGTGATCAACAACCAGGAAATTGGTCTGAGCACAAACGAGCCCGGCCAGAACTTCGTGGTGGCCAAGTTTGACGGCATCCTTGGCCTGTCCTACCCCTACATCTCTGCCGGAGGAGAGACCCCCGTCATGGACAACATGATTTCTCACAACCTGCTTGATGCCAACATATTCGCTTTCTACCTGTCTAG GGGAGGACAGCAGGGCAGTGTGCTCTCTTTCGGAGGAGTGGACACCAGTCTGTACCAGGGCCAGATCTCCTGGACCCCAGTGACCTCGGAGACCTACTGGCAGATCGGTATTCAAGG ATTTGAGATCAACGGTCAAGAGACAGGCTGGTGCTCTCGGGGCTGCCAGTCCATTGTCGACACTGGAACCTCCACGCTGACAGCTCCAAGCCAACTCCTGCCTTACATCATGCAGGCCATCGGGGCCCAACGAAGCCAGTATGGCCAG TACATGGTGGACTGCAGCCAGGTCAACAACCTGCCGACTCTGAGCTTTGTTATCAGCGGTGTTGCCTTCCAGCTTACTCCTTCTGCTTACATCATCCAG GATGGATCCCAGTCCTGTTCAGTGGGCATCACCCCCACCTACCTGCCCTCTCGTGATGGCGAGCCCTTGTGGATCTTTGGAGACGTGTTCCTCAGAGAGTACTACTCCGTCTATGACCGCACCAACAACCGTGTCGGCTTTGCTTCAGCTGCCTAA